The Streptomyces uncialis genomic interval CACACTGTCGCTCCGGGGGACCTGGTACGCATCGCCCTGCGGCATCCCGCGGACTTCCCGCCCGGCACCTCCTGGAACTACTCGAACACCAACTACGTCCTCGCCGGGATGGTCATCGAGCGGATCACCGGCCGCCCCTACGGCGAGACCGTCCGGGACCGTGTCATCCGCCCGCTCGGACTGAGCTCCACCACCGTCCCGGGCGCCGACCCCCGGATGCCGCGTCCCAGCGGCCACGCCTACTCCAAGCTCTCCGCGGACCCGGCGGCCACCCGGGTCCACGACGTCACGCACTTCAGCCCGACCCTCGCCCACGCGGCCGGCGAGATCATCTCCACCTCGGCCGACCTCACCCGCTTCTACTCGGCGCTGCTGGGCGGCCGGCTGCTTCCGCCGGAGCAGCTCGCCGCGATGACGACCACGGTGGAGTCCCCGCGGCACCCGGGGGCGGGGTACGGGCTCGGCATCGTCAGCCGCACGACGAGCTGCGGGGTCCAGCTCTGGGGCCACGGGGGCGGGATGCCCGGCTCCCTCTCCCAGGCCGTGAGCACACGCGACGGCCGCAGGGTCCTGGCGTACAACCTCAACGGCGACTGGACGGAGGCCGCCGGAACGATCGAGGAAGCGGAGTTCTGCGCAGACGGTTCCCCCGTTTCCTGAGCCACCCGCCTCGCTCGCGCCCCCGAGGTCTGTCCGGGTGGGCGCACTCGTCCCCGTACCGTCGTTCGTGGGGTGCG includes:
- a CDS encoding serine hydrolase domain-containing protein — translated: MRHPADFPPGTSWNYSNTNYVLAGMVIERITGRPYGETVRDRVIRPLGLSSTTVPGADPRMPRPSGHAYSKLSADPAATRVHDVTHFSPTLAHAAGEIISTSADLTRFYSALLGGRLLPPEQLAAMTTTVESPRHPGAGYGLGIVSRTTSCGVQLWGHGGGMPGSLSQAVSTRDGRRVLAYNLNGDWTEAAGTIEEAEFCADGSPVS